In Oryza sativa Japonica Group chromosome 2, ASM3414082v1, the following are encoded in one genomic region:
- the LOC4328283 gene encoding uncharacterized protein isoform X1 has translation MKYLVWMDAGMSVAVVEVAAATIASSLDGSHRSPTLLPPTPAYPSMSVCQRICGMQAAAETATEHVRFQLRSASCMGRFTFHSYRFMHCSAPNIFLYSRGLADVRTGMGRSGFIYFVARYSL, from the exons ATGAAGTATCTTGTCTGGATGGACG CTGGGATGTCGGTAGCGGTCGTTGAAGTGGCTGCGGCGACGATTGCTTCTTCCTTGGATGGGAGCCACCGTTCGCCGACCTTGCTGCCGCCGACGCCCGCATATCCTTCCATGTCTGTGTGCCAGAG GATTTGTGGGAtgcaagcagcagcagaaacAGCGACCGAGCACGTCCGATTCCAGCTACGTTCAGCGTCATGTATGGGAAG GTTTACTTTCCATTCGTACCGGTTCATGCATTGTTCTGCTCCAAATATTTTCCTTTATTCGAGGGGATTGGCGGATGTTCGCACAGGCATGGGGCGATCCGGTTTCATCTATTTTGTTGCCAGGTACTCGTTGTAG
- the LOC4328283 gene encoding uncharacterized protein isoform X2, translating into MKYLVWMDAGMSVAVVEVAAATIASSLDGSHRSPTLLPPTPAYPSMSVCQRICGMQAAAETATEHVRFQLRSASCMGRFTFHSYRFMHCSAPNIFLYSRGLADVRTGMGRSGFIYFVAR; encoded by the exons ATGAAGTATCTTGTCTGGATGGACG CTGGGATGTCGGTAGCGGTCGTTGAAGTGGCTGCGGCGACGATTGCTTCTTCCTTGGATGGGAGCCACCGTTCGCCGACCTTGCTGCCGCCGACGCCCGCATATCCTTCCATGTCTGTGTGCCAGAG GATTTGTGGGAtgcaagcagcagcagaaacAGCGACCGAGCACGTCCGATTCCAGCTACGTTCAGCGTCATGTATGGGAAG GTTTACTTTCCATTCGTACCGGTTCATGCATTGTTCTGCTCCAAATATTTTCCTTTATTCGAGGGGATTGGCGGATGTTCGCACAGGCATGGGGCGATCCGGTTTCATCTATTTTGTTGCCAG